Proteins found in one Quercus robur chromosome 2, dhQueRobu3.1, whole genome shotgun sequence genomic segment:
- the LOC126712270 gene encoding protein RER1B-like translates to MEGVGGDAASAVAPLAKLRNDFTRMFQYYLDRSTPHMVQRWLGTLAVAAIYMLRVYYVQGFYIVSYGLGIYILNLLIGFLSPKIDPELEVLDGASLPTKGSDEFRPFVRRLPEFKFWYSITKAFCVAFLMTFFSVFDVPVFWPILLCYWVVLFVLTMKRQIMHMIKYRYVPFSIGKQRYTGKKSATSKGRIVD, encoded by the exons ATGGAAGGAGTTGGGGGTGATGCTGCCTCTGCAGTGGCGCCTCTTGCCAAGTTGAGAAATGATTTCACGAGGATGTTTCAGTACTATTTGGATCGGTCCACTCCTCACATGGTCCAGCGATGGCTGGGAACTCTTGCTGTTGCGGCAATTTACATGTTGCGGGTTTACTATGTTCAGGGATTTTACATTGTATCATATGGCCTTGGGATTTACATCTTGAATCTATTGATTGGGTTTCTGTCACCTAAGATTGATCCAGAGCTTGAAGTCTTGGATGGGGCTTCTTTGCCAACAAAAGGCTCAGATGAGTTCAGGCCATTTGTGCGCCGCCTTCCTGAGTTTAAGTTCTG GTATTCCATCACTAAAGCTTTCTGTGTGGCGTTTCTGATGACCTTCTTTTCTGTGTTTGATGTCCCTGTTTTCTGGCCTATACTGCTTTGTTATTGGGTTGTGCTGTTTGTCCTCACAATGAAGCGCCAAATTATGCACATGATTAAGTATAGATATGTCCCGTTCAGCATTGGAAAGCAG AGGTATACTGGGAAGAAGTCCGCTACAAGTAAAGGTCGCATAGTGGACTGA